In the genome of Maribacter forsetii DSM 18668, the window TTCCTACACCCATCTCAAATCTTAATTTATCATATCCTATCTGCTCTTCTAAACCAAGTTCATCCATAACATCTGGATATAGCTTACTATCAGCAGCCCAACCCATATCGCCGTCTATATTCATTTTTGCAACTTTAGCAGCTAGCATCCCTTCATGTTTGTCAAATAAAGTTTGAGGCTCTCTAAATTCTCTTCGAGTAAACTCATCCATATGTCTTTCTGCCATTAGCCATGAACGATGAGGAGCTTTGTGAAGATACATTAGCATAAAAGGATCTTCCTTTTTTCTCTCGGTTTCTAACCAATTAATAGTCATGTCCGTTATAATATCAGTAACATAACCAGATACAGTTATCTCACCTTCATTTTTAGTTATAAAATCTGGATTATAATAAGAACCTTGACCTGGCAATATTTTAAATTGATCAAAACCTTTTGGATTATTGCCAAAATGTAGTTTGCCAAACATAGCTGTCTGATAGCCGGCCTTCTGTAACAATTGTGGAAAAGTTACATTAGTGGTATCAAAAGGTGAAACATTATCTACTTTTCCATTTATATGAGAATGTTTACCTGTTAAAATGGTAGCCCTTGATGGTGCACAAATTGAATTTGTAACACTTGCATTGGTAAATAACATACCCATGTTTGCAATTCTATCAATATTAGGTGTATTTATTAAGCTGGTATCATAAGCAGAAATAGCTTGATAAGCGTGATCATCAGACATAATAAAAACTATGTTAGGTCTATTCTTAGTTTCAGAATTGTTTTTTTTACAACTACTGAGAACAAACGTAAAAATTAATGAGGCTAATAGAATTTGATGCTTTTTCATGCTGAACTAATATTGATTTGTAAAATAATTATTAAGAGCCATTTTGAATACAGCTCTTAAATTAGAGTCATAATCAATAACCTTATAGACAAAAAAAGAGTTCTTTTTAATTTAAGAGAAAAGTTATTACCAGATAAAACTGTAAAGTCCTTATAAAAACTATAGTCTTAAGTAGCAATATTCCATTACAAATGAGTGAGTTACAATGAAACAAGCAACAAATTGTTTAGCGTAATATCAATTAACCGCATATATTTTAAGAATATATTAATATTTTAATACATTTGTTACTTAATTACTAATTAACTGTTAGTAAATTAAGAATGACGAAATATAAATTTAAAAAAGCAATACAATCTCAAATTCAATTACTTAAAATTTTATTTCAAAATTATCCAAACCAAACCTAAAAAAATAATTGACCATGTCTGGAATTGAAGATAAAAAGTACTGGACAGAACTACAAAAAGGTAATGTAGAGTCTTTAGGAAAACTCTATGATTTGTATGTAGATGAGTTATTCATTTTTGGAATGAGTATAACCAAGGACAAAACAACTGTTTTGGATAATATACATGATTTGTTCTTAAATTTATTTAAATACCATAGTACACTTGGAGAGGTTATAAATATTAAGTCATACTTATTTACATCATTAAAAAGAGCACTGCATAAAAAAAGTAAACTTAAAGTAATAACCGTTGACGATACTGAAATCTTAAACAACATTTCAATTAATGATTTGAGTACACCTTCTTACGAATCCAACATTATCAATCATGAACATTCTTGCTTAATTAAACAAAAAGTAAATCGTGCTATGAATTTACTTAGTCAAAATCAACAAGAAGTTCTTAACATGCGTTATAATGAAGAGCGATCGTACGAGGAAATTGCCGATGCTATGAGCGTTTCTATCTCTTCTGCCAGAACTATAATTTACCGTGCCTTAAAAGTTCTTCGAGGTGGTATTTTGATTGTTCTATTTTATTTTTCTTAAAAAAAACTTTTTTCTCGTCTATATTTTGAAAATTAACTCTCTTGTTATTAAGGAGGATTAATTAAGCACACGAAATTATATTCTCTATTAAGTAATTATTATGAAAAAGAAACATCTTGATGATGACCTTACCAACCTTGATAAACAAAATTTAAGGTCGCGAATTATAGATTCAGCAAATCGGGTTAAGACAAAAAAAAGGAAAAATAGAATTCTAATGGTCGCTGCCTCTGTAGTCATTCTAGTTGGTATTAGCTTATTCTATCAACCTAAATCAGAGCAAGCAATAGAAAGTTTTGTTGAGACTTCTACGGATATAGATGTTAATAAAGTTGATGGTGTCACTCTAATTTTAGGAAGTGGAGACAACTTAAATTTAGATGGTGAAAATACAACGATAAAGTACTCAAAATCTGGAGAAGAAGTGGTGTTGGGTTCAGGAAAAACCATTAATCAAAAATCAACAAGAAATGAGAAAGCACTATACAATACTATATTAGTTCCTTTTGGAAAAAGAACTGACCTCAAATTATCCGATGGCTCTATGGTTTGGCTTAACTCAGGTTCCAAATTAGTTTACCCTGCCGTATTTAATGGAAATTCAAGAGAAGTTTATTTAGAAGGTGAAGCAATTTTTGAGGTATCTCACAACCCACAAAAACCTTTTAAAGTTCTTTCGGCTAATCAAGAGGTTGAAGTACTAGGTACAGTATTTAATGTAAGTAGTTATAAAGACGATGATTTAAGTTTCACGGTGCTAAAATCTGGTAGCGTTAAAATAAATTATTCAGATGAAGCTGTAGACGATATTAAAATAAAGCCTGGAACTTTTGCAAGTTATAATGCGGTTTCTAAAGAAGCTAAAACTAAAGAGGTGAACATTAACGATTATTTTTCGTGGCGAGATGGATTTCTCAATTTCAAAAAAGATAACCTAAAACATATAATGACAAAATTATCACGCTATTATAATGTTCAAATTGTTATAGAAAGTGAAGACTTAGCAGCAGAAACATTCTCTGGAAATTTGGATTTAAAGGAAAACGTTACCAAAGTAATTCAATTGATTGGAGAAACATCAAATTTCGAGTTTAGCTCTGATAATGAAAAAATTACAATAATTAACTCAAACTAACTAAAATCAAAAAGCCTATGACATAATAACAACAAAAAAGCCGAAAGATGCGCCAACATCTCCCGGCATATATTATTAACATCACTATTAAAAGCAATATTAACTAATCTGAATTACAATATTATGAATTATTTTAATAGGCGTGTTGCTTGTTGGAACAAAATTAGTTCCACCCACGTCATCCACACAATTATGAGAATATTCTTGTTATTCATAGCTATAGGACTTAGTTCTGCCTATGCGAACAATACTTATTCCCAGACCAAGCTTGACATTGAAGTCAATAAAGTTCCAATGGAAGCCCTTTTCCAAAAAATACAAGAGAAAAGCGAGTATATCTTTTTTTACAATGATGAAGTTCTTTTGGATAAAGGTATTGTCTCCATAAACATAAAGGGAGCAACGTTAAACACAATTCTTGACAGTGTTCTGAGAAACAAAGGCATGGTTTATAGAATAGATGATCGCCAAGTCATTATTTATGAAAAAGTAGAGGAACTAAATCCCGAAACCTTAAAAATAAAAACACAAGATTTTACGGTCAATGGTATTGTACAAGACCAAAACGGTCAACCACTTCCAGGTGCAAATATTTTAGAGAAAGGCACATCTAATGGAACACAAACAGATTTTGACGGTAATTTTGAGCTAACCTTAAATAACAGTGATGCTGTTCTATCCATAACATACATCGGGTTTTCTCCTAGGGAAATTCCCGTTGATGGTCAGAGTAATTTCACCATTGTTCTAGAGGAAAGTGCTGCTGCCTTAGATGAAATCGTAGTTGTAGGGTACGGAACACAAAAGAAAAGTGACCTTACAGGATCTGTTTCTTCTTTAAAATCAGAAGACTTAAATCCTGGGGCAAATGCGTCGGTTGATCAAATGATGCTAGGTAGAGCCGCAGGTGTTCAAA includes:
- a CDS encoding RNA polymerase sigma factor; translation: MSGIEDKKYWTELQKGNVESLGKLYDLYVDELFIFGMSITKDKTTVLDNIHDLFLNLFKYHSTLGEVINIKSYLFTSLKRALHKKSKLKVITVDDTEILNNISINDLSTPSYESNIINHEHSCLIKQKVNRAMNLLSQNQQEVLNMRYNEERSYEEIADAMSVSISSARTIIYRALKVLRGGILIVLFYFS
- a CDS encoding FecR family protein; protein product: MKKKHLDDDLTNLDKQNLRSRIIDSANRVKTKKRKNRILMVAASVVILVGISLFYQPKSEQAIESFVETSTDIDVNKVDGVTLILGSGDNLNLDGENTTIKYSKSGEEVVLGSGKTINQKSTRNEKALYNTILVPFGKRTDLKLSDGSMVWLNSGSKLVYPAVFNGNSREVYLEGEAIFEVSHNPQKPFKVLSANQEVEVLGTVFNVSSYKDDDLSFTVLKSGSVKINYSDEAVDDIKIKPGTFASYNAVSKEAKTKEVNINDYFSWRDGFLNFKKDNLKHIMTKLSRYYNVQIVIESEDLAAETFSGNLDLKENVTKVIQLIGETSNFEFSSDNEKITIINSN